TGGCCGTCGAGGGCTTCCTCGAACTCCTCGTACTCGCCCCGGGAGTAGACGGCCCCCCAGCGGTCTCCGCTGCGGCTGACGGCACGCTCGGCGGCCTCCATGGGGGACGTGCCGTCGGCCACGGCCTCCTCGGCCGCCTCCGCCACGTCCTCGTGATGACCCGCGGGAGCGGCCGAACGGGCCGAGTCCGACGAGGACTTCCGGTCGCCGGGGTCTGCCTCGGGAAACGAACCGGTCGCCGCGCCGGCCACCAGCACGCTCGCGAACACCAATGTCAGGGCCGCCCCGCGGCGGATGCGGCGGGGCTGACAGAACAGGTCTCGGCCTGACATGCCGGTGAGTCTAGGACAACGCAAGAGGGCCACACGGCCGGTTGACCGTACGGCCCTCTTGGCATGCGTCACACCTTCAGGTACTTGCGCAGCGCGAAGAACGCGGCCAACGCGGGCATCAGCACACTCGCCGCGAGGATCAGCGGCAGCTTCGTCAGTACGGCGTCCCAGCCCACGAAGTTGATCAGGTTGAGCTTCGAGGACAGGGCCATGCCGTGATCGATGGTGAAGTACCGGCCGACGACCAGGAAGACACAGGCGAGCCCACCGCCGATCGCGCCGGCTACGGCGGCCTCCATGATGAACGGCGCCTGGATGTAGAAGCCCGAGGCGCCCACGAGCCGCATGATCCCGGTCTCCCGCCGACGGCTGAACGCCGAGACACGCACCGTGTTGACGATCAGCAGCAGGGCGACGACCAGCATGAGCGCCATGACGCCCAGCGCGGCCCGGTTCATCAGGTTCAGCATCGTGAAGAGGTTGTCCAGGATGCCCTTCTGGTCCTGCACGGACTGCACGCCGTCGCGCCCGTTGAACGCGGTCGCGATGACCTGGTACTTCTCCGGGTCCTTCAGCTTGATCCGGTACGACTCCTGCATCTGGTCCGGCGTGAGGGAGGCGGCCAGCGGGGAGTCGCCGAACTGCTCCTTGTAGTGCTTGTACGCCTCGTCCTGGGACTCGTGGGCGACCGTCTCGACGACCGACATCTTCTTCAGGTCGGAGAGGATGTCCTTCTTCTGGTCGTCGGTCACCGCGCCCTTGGCGCAGTTGGGGTCCGACTCGGCGTCGCTCTTGTTGCAGAGGAAGATCGAGACGTTGACCTTGTCGTACCAGTAGCCCTTCATGGCGCCGACCTGGTCGCTCATCAGGAGCGAACCGCCGAACAGGGCGAGCGACAGGGCGACGGAGACGATGACGGCGAACGTCATCGTGAGGTTGCGACGGAGACCGACACCGATCTCGGAGAGTACGAACTGGGCGCGCATGGCGTCTTCTTCAGGCCTTTCCGGGGACTCTTCGAACGGCGGTCAGTGCTGGTAGCCGTAGACGCCGCGTGCCTGGTCGCGGACGAGACGGCCCTTCTCCAGCTCGATGACGCGCTTGCGCATCTGGTCCACGATGTTCTGGTCGTGGGTCGCCATCAGCACTGTCGTGCCCGTCCGGTTGATGCGGTCGAGCAGCTTCATGATGCCGACGGAGGTCTGCGGGTCGAGGTTGCCGGTGGGCTCGTCGGCGATCAGCAGCTTGGGCCGGTTGACGAAGGCCCGCGCGATGGCCACGCGCTGCTGCTCACCGCCGGACAGCTCGCCGGGCATCCGGTCCTCCTTGCCGCCGAGCCCGACGAGGTCGAGCACCTGCGGCACGGACTTGCGGATCTCGCCGCGGGACTTGCCGATGACCTCCTGCGCGAAGGCGACGTTCTCCGCCACCGTCTTGTTCGGCAGGAGCCGGAAGTCCTGGAAGACCGTCCCCAGCTGGCGACGCATCTGCGGCACCTTCCAGTTGGAGAGGCGCGCGAGGTCCTTGCCCAGAACGTGCACCTGGCCCTGACTGGTCCGCTCCTCGCGGAGAACCAGCCGCAGGAAGGTGGACTTTCCGGAGCCGGAGGACCCGACGAGGAACACGAACTCGCCTTTCTCCACTTCCAGGGAGACATCCCTGAGTGCGGGGCGGGTCTGCTTTGGGTAGACCTTGGATACGTTGTCGAATCGGATCACGGATGCACCACGGTAGGCCGGGGGTAGATGAGCGTGACCATACGCGAACCGGGTGCGGGAGCGCAGGCGCCGGTTCGCGTTGCATATGGGATGGGCGGTTTTGTGCCGACCTGGAAACCTCCCCTTCGGCAGCGCACAGGCGGCCCTCGGTGGAACCTGGCACAGTAGGGAAGGGAACGTTCTGCTACCCGGGAGCGTTGTCCTGTATGGAACCGACTGCAAGAAGGGTGACGCGCATGACGTACGACCGCCTGGTGTGCGCAAACTGCGCGGCGCCCGTGAGTGAGGGCCGGTGCCCCGTGTGCCGCGCCAACCGCGAGCGGCTGCAGCAGGAGAACCTCTTCGCGGGCCTGAACCCGATGGCCCTGATCGCCCTGCTCGCGGTGCTGATCGCAGCGGTGGCTCTGCTGGCACACCAGACCGCGTAGGCGGGCACCCCGAAGACATTACGCAGACATACGAAGGGCCCGGAGCGACACCCGCTCCGGGCCCTTCGTCGTAGCGCACGCACACGTCAAGCGAGCGCGTGACTATCGGGAGTCACCTTCAGGCGGCAGCGCCACCGCGACCGCCCGCCAGGCGGGGCAGGAGGCGGAAGCCGACGCCGCCGGCGATCATCGTGGCGGCACCGATGACCAGGAAGGCGGTCTGCCCGGCACCGGTCTCGGCGAGCTGCGCACCGCCCGTGCCCTGGGCCGCGGTGTCGGACGTGGTGTCCGTGCCGGTCTCGGTGAGGGCCGAGGAGCCCTCCTCCTGGGTGGAGGTGCCGGAACCGCCGTCGGGGTCGGTGTTGCTGTTGCCGCCCCCGGCGTTGCCGTTTCCGTTTCCGTTGCCGTTCCCGTTCCCGTTCCCGTTGCCGTTGCCGTTCCCGTTGCCGTTCCCGTTGCCCGGGTCGGTCGGGTCCTCGGTGGGCTCGGTCGGCTCCTCGGTGGGCTCCGTCGGGATCGTCGGCTCCTCGGTGACCGGCGGAGTCTCCGGGTCGGTCGGGATGCCGGGGTCGGTCGGAGTGCCCGGGTCGGTCGGGTCGTTGGGCTCGGTCGGGATGCCCGGGTCGGTCGGGTCGCCGGGGTTGCCCGGGTCGTCGTCGCCGAGGCCGGTGTCGACGTTCACGCCGACCCCGCTCTCGTCCACGCTCACACCGATCTCCAGCGCGGAAGCGGCGCCGGCAGCGGTCAGCGAGGCACCGGCCGCGATCACGGCACCGGCAGCTATGCGCGCGATCCGGATCCGCGTCTTCTTCGTCATGTGGTTGCTACCCCCAGTAGCTCATCGTCAATGAGGCGGCGCTCGGGGCCGTGATCGACGGGAGAAGGTAGCTGTACTTGAGTCCCCCGGTTCACATGCGCCCCAGAGATACGCATGCCACGCTTTACCCTTCCCATTTTTCAAAGCAACGTCAAGGCCGTTGAGTGTGCGATGTCCTGGTAAGGGCCCTTTGCCGGGGAAAGCGGTCTGTGAGTGTGATGTAAAACCCAGACATAAAGCAAACTGCCGCCCGATGGACGGCAGTTGCGGAAGGATTACCAAGTCGACAAAGTTACTTCTCCTGCTGCTTGCGCCAGCGAATCCCGGCCTCCAGGAAGCCGTCGATCTCGCCGTTGAACACAGCCTCGGGGTTGCCGACTTCGAAATCGGTGCGCAGGTCCTTGACCATCTGGTACGGGTGCAGGACGTACGAACGCATCTGGTTGCCCCAGGAGTTGCCGCCGTCGCCCTTGAGGGCGTCCATCGCGGCCTGCTCCTCCTGGCGGCGCCGCTCGAGCAGCTTGGCCTGGAGGACGTTCATCGCGCTCGCCTTGTTCTGGATCTGCGAGCGTTCGTTCTGGCAGGAGACGACGATGCCGGTCGGGAGGTGGGTGAGGCGCACCGCGGAGTCGGTGGTGTTCACGCCCTGGCCGCCGGGCCCGGACGAGCGGTAGACGTCCACCCGCAGCTCGGACTCGTCGATCTCGATGTGGTCGGTCTGCTCGACCACGGGGAGGATCTCGACGCCCGCGAAGGAGGTCTGGCGGCGCCCCTGGTTGTCGAAGGGCGAGATGCGCACGAGGCGGTGGGTGCCCTGCTCCACGGAGAGGGTGCCGTAGGCGTACGGGATCTGCACGGCGAAGGTGGTCGACTTGATGCCGGCCTCTTCGGCGTACGACGTCTCGTAGATCTCGGTCTTGTAGCCGTGCTGCTCCGCCCACCGCAGGTACATCCGCTGGAGCTTCTCGGCGAAGTCGGCGGCGTCGACGCCACCGGCCTCGGCCCGGATGTTCACGAGCGCCTCGCGGGAGTCGTACTCACCGCTGAGCAGCGTACGGACCTCCATCTCGTCGAGCGCCTTCTTGACGGAGGTGAGCTCCGACTCGGCCTCGGCGAGGGTGTCCGGGTCGTCCTCCTCCTGGGCCATCTCGAACAGCACGGAGAGATCGTCGATCCGGCTGCGCAGCGCGTCGGCCTTCCTGACCTCGGCCTGGAGATGGGACAGCTTGCTGGTGATCTTCTGCGCCTCGTCCGGGTTGTCCCACAGGGACGGCGCGGCCGCCTGCTCCTCGAGCACGGCGATGTCTGCCCTCAGCTTGTCGAGGTCCAGAACGGCCTCGATCGACTCCATGGTCGAGGAGAGGGACTTGAGCTCTTCGGATACATCGACGACTGCCACGCCCTCCAGCCTAACGGCTGTGGCAACCGACCTCGCCCGACCACCACCGGCACCGGGGGCCGCCGCCCCGGCTCCCTCATGGTGAGGCGGGCGCCGAGTTCTTCGTGTCCTGCGGTGACGCCCCCGCGTCGTCGCCCGACGTGGCCGCCCACACCCCGACTCCCGCCGCGGCCACGAGCACTACCGCCGCGGCCCCCACGGCCAGCCGACGCCGCCTCGTGGTCGCCCGATGCCGGGCCGAACCCGGACGGGGCGCACCCGCGGCCCGAGGCACCCGGGCGGTCCCTCGCGCACCCCCGGCCAGCTCATCGGGCGCAGGCACCCGCATCGACGTGTGCGTGTCCCGGTTGGAGTCGGCGGGCTTCGCGCCCGGTACCAACGGCACGGCTCCCCGCCGCACCGGCCGCCCGGAGGACGCCGCGTCCCCGTCGGAAGCCGCCGTCGGCGCCTCGCCGTCCGGCTCCTCCTCGTCCTCCGCGTCCGGCTCGTCCACGTCCAACGGCGGCATCCCGGCCAGCAACGGCAACAGCTCCCGCAGTCGCACCCCCAGCTCGGACGCCCGCAGCCGAGAGGCCGGCGCCTTGGCCAGGCACTGCACGATCAGCTGCCACAGCTCGTCGGGGATACCCGGAAGCGGAACCACCGTTTCCGTGACATGTCGGCGCAGCACCGCCCCCGGATGCCCTCCCCCGAACGGCGTGAACCCGGCCAGCAGCTCGTACAGGACGGTCGCGAGCGCGTAGATGTCCACGGACGCCCGCGGCGGCAGTCCCTCGACGATCTCCGGCGCCAGATAGTCCGGCGTCCCGATGATCTTGGTGGCCCGGGTCCGCCGCGGCGAGTCGATGAGCTTCGCCACACCGAAATCGGTCAGCAGGGCGGGATGCGAGCCCCCGGGGCCCAGCGGGCCCTGCATGTCCAGCAGGATGTTCTCCGGCTTCACGTCCCGGTGCACGACCCCCTTGGCGTGCGCCGCGGCCAGCCCGTCCGCGACATCCGCCACGATCGCCACCGCCGCCTCGGGCGCGAGCCGCTTCTCCCGGTCGAGCCGGGTGCGCAGATCCGTCCCCCGGACCAGGTCCATGACGAGCGCGAGGTCGTTGCCGTCGACCACGAGGTCGCGTACGGAGACCACGTGGGGGTGCTCCAGGCCGAGCAGGGCCGTGCGCTCCTGGACGAAGCGGCCCACGAGCTCCTGGTCGGACGCGAGATCCTCGCGCAGCAGCTTGACGGCGACGGGCCCCTCGGGTCCCTCGCCCAGCCACACCGTGCCGGCGCTGCCCCGCCCCAGGATCTGGTTGGCGGTGTACCGGCTGCCGATCTTCCGTGCCAAGGCTGCTCCTACAGACGCGTGTTGCCGATAAAACTACGCGTCGGAAGAGCCAACCTTCACCGCGGAGACGGAAATCACCCGCCGGATGTCGACAAATCCCCTGAGTCGCTACTGACCTGAGGACTTACCGCCCAGATCGCCGATCCACCCGCTCACCGTGTCGATCATGTCGCCGAGCTGCTGCCAGTAGCTCTTGCCGGTACCGATCCAGTCCTGGAGCGGGCTCAGCTCCCAGATCAGCCAGCTCGCGACGAACAGGATGACGATCGTGAACAGGCAGCCCTTGAGGCAGCCCAGACCCGGGATCTTCATCGGGTTGGCGCTGCGCTGCCGGGGTTCGCGCGCGGGGCGCTCGGGCTGCGGCGGGGGCGCGTACCGCTGCGGCTGCGGGGCGTACTGCTGCGGCTGGGGCTGCTGCCGGCGGCCGTGACCGCCGTCCTGCGGCGGCCGCTGCGGGGGCCGCTGCTGTCGCTGCGGCTGCTGTTGCTCCGGCCTGGCGACCTGCCGCTGCGGACGGCGGCGCAGCGGGTCCTCGCTGGGGTCGAGGTACTGGACCTGCGTCTGTTCGTTGCGGTCCCGGGCCGCGCGCAGCTGGTTCTGCCAGGGGTGCGGCTCCTCGGGTCCGCCGGGCTGCGGCCCCTGCTGCCCGTACTGCCCCTGTCCCGGCCGGCCGGGCGGTACCGGCGGCATGACGGCGGTCGGATCGGCCGCGCCACGGTTGGGGAGCACGGCGGTGGGGTCGGCGGCGCCGACGGGGTTCCCGGGGCCGGTGTGCGGCAGGAAGCTGGTGGCGGCGTTCGGGTCGAAGGCGCCCTGGGCACCCGCGCCGTGCGGCAGCACCTGCGTCGGGTCGGCGGCGCCGGGCGCGTCCGGTACCGCCGCCGGGGCCGGGTCGGGCAGCAGCAGCGCGCCGACGTTGTCCGCGGCGGCGATCTGCGCGGAGTTCGCGTGCACGCCGATGCCCTCGGCGACGACCCGCAGCCCGCGCGCGAGGTTCTCGGCGCTGGGGCGCCGGTCCGGGTTCTTGCTCAGGCAGCGCTCTATGACCGTCCACAACGGGTCGGGGACCGTGGAGGGGCGGCGCGGTTCGGCGCTCAGGTGCTGGTGCAGGACTTCCAGGGCGGAGCCGCCGGAAAACGGCGGACGGCCGGTGACCAGCTCGTACAGCAGGATGCCGGCGCCGTAGATGTCGACCGCGGAGGTCTGCGGGCGGCCCTCGGCGGACTCGGGAGCGACGTACGCGGGCGTGCCGACGAATTCCTGCGTCCGGGTCAGGCCCGGGGAGTCCGCGAGACGCGCGATGCCGAAGTCGGTCAGGAGGGGGTGCATCTCGCCGCCGTACTGCCGCAGCAGCACGTTGGCGGGCTTGAGATCGCGGTGGACCACCCCGTCGGCGTGGCTGGCGGCGAGGGCGTCGGCGATCTGGGCGGTGATCAGGGCGGCGCCGACGGGGCTGAAGGGGCCGTTCTCGCGCAGATAGCGGTGCAGGTCGGGGCCCTCGACGAGGTCCATGACCAGGGCGAGCAGATCGCCTTCGACGACCAGGTCACGCACCCGCACGATGTTCGGATGGGTCAGCCGCAGCAGGACGGAGCGCTCGCGCAGGAACCGCATCACGATGTCCGGGTCGCTCGCGAGCTCCTCCTTGAGGACCTTGATCGCGACGGTCTCGCCGGGCTGTCCCGGTACGGCGGCCTCGGCGCCCGCGGTCTCCCGCTGGCGGGCTCGCCACACGGTCCCCGTGGCACCGCGTCCGAGCGGCTCCTCGAGGAAGTACTTGCTGCCTACCGGCCGCACGTCATGCACTCCCTGCTGCTTGCTGTCGTTCCGACCCACTGTAGTGCCGCTCCTCAAGGCACTACGTAAGCGTTCCCAAGCGTGTTCGAAGGAAAGACGCTCCGGCCGGGTCCGCTGGTTGCCGGAGGTGGACGTGACCGATCTCAAGTGATCGTCGGCGCAGCACTGGTCAGGCACTTTTGGGGGCAGAGCCGACCAATCAAGATCACTTGCCCTCGGGCGGCGGGCGTGTTGTCAGTGGCAGGTGCGAGGATGCCTACCGTCAAGGCCGACGAACTTGGGCGCGTGCTTGTCCGCGAACTCGTCCGCGCAGAAGGGACCGCTGACGGCGATGCAGATCCGGCTGACCGTCGTAGACCCGCTGGGCCCGCCCGACCGGGCCCGGGGCCGCGCCGCGAGCTGCGACGTGCTGGTCACGGCTCCCGTCGGCACAGCCCTGGCCGCGGTGGCGACGGCACTCGCCTCGGCGGTCCCGGCGGACGGGGGCAGCTCCCGCGCGGGCGAAGCCGAGCGGGGGGGCGGCCCGGTCGTGCTGTACGCGGACGGGGAGCGGCTCGACACTCAACGAGCCACTCTGGGCGAGCCACCGCTGATCGACGGCGCCGTGCTGTCCCTGGGTGCCCCGGCGGCCCCCGAACCCCACCCCGAGCTCGACGACGCCCCCACCCAGCTCCACGTGGTCGCCGGCCCCGACGCCGGCGGCGTCCATCTGCTGCACGGCGGCCAGATCCACATCGGCCGCTCCGCCGACGCCGACGTCCCTCTGGACGACCCCGACGTCTCCCGCCTGCACTGCGCGGTCACGGTCGCCGCCGACGGCCGCGTCTCGGTGGCCGACCTGGACTCCACGAACGGCACGACCCTGGACGGCACCCGCGTGGGCACCCGCCCGGTCCGGTTCCCTCCGGGGGCGCTGCTGAGGATCGGCGAGTCGGTGCTGCGGCTGTCCCCGAGCGGTGGGCGACGGCTCGGTACGGAACCTGACGGCGAGGGCCACGTGCGGGTGACCTCCGGCGAAGCCGGGCTCGTGGCGGGCGACCAGCAGGGGCCCGGGGGCTCGGATGCCGCCGCCCGGACCGGCCGAGCCGGCTACGCGCCGGGCAACGGTGGTCAGGGACCGAGCGTGACCGGGGCGCGCCGGGGCTCGGAGACCACTGCGGAGTCCGGCACAGCCGGGCGCGCTTCAGATGTGGTCCAGGGGCGCGCAGCGGCAGGAACCCGCGAGGACGGCAGAGATGCCTCCGGCTCGGCCGCCGGGCAGACCGAGCGCTCCCCACGCGCGCGTGGCAGGGTGTCGGCAGGCGCAGGAGGGGCCGGGTCCGGCAGGTCCGCGCCGTCCTCGGACGCGGGGCCGGCCGAGGGCTCGGCACGCACGCGTGAAGGCCACGGCAGTAGCGACACCTCACCCCGGTCGACCACCGACCGGACCCACCACACCTACGGCTCCGCGGGCTGGGGCGCCTCGGGCGGAGGCCCCGAGGGCACGGGAGCGCAGGGCCACGGACCCGCTGAACCGCCGGTCGTCGTGCCGGGGCAGGGCGGTGCGCCCCGGATCGAGCGCCGGGACGGAACCGACGGCGGACGTCCGGACGCTGACGACAACCTCCGGGGCGCCGCCGGAGCGGTCTCCGACGACCCGGGCCACGGGCACGGCGGGGGCCCCGGCGGGGACACCCACGGCGGCCGGTCCGGAATCGGCTCCTTCGAAGTGACGCGCACCACCGCCGTCCCCCCGCCTCCCGCGACCGGCCAGGACCTGCCCTCGGGGCCTGACGCCCCGGCGACCGGCCGCCGCAAGGGCACCCCTCTGCGCGGAACCGACGTACCGCAAGGCGTGCGGCGGCGTGGTGGGCTGTCCGCGTGGGCCCGGCGACTGGCCGGTGGGCGGAGCGAGCAGGAGACGCCCCGGCGGGACGAGGCGTACGACGAGGACACCGCGCCCGTGACCGCGGTTCCGTCGGCCGCCGCGGCCCAGGCGCCCGAGGCCTGGCCCGATCCGGCGGCCCTGCTGCTGACGGCGCTGGGCCCCGGCGCGCGTCTGTGGGAGCGCGGGCCCGGGCATCCGGAGGCCCTCACCGTGCGGCTCGGCACCGCCGACCGTGCGGCGCCCGACGGCTCGAGGCTGCTGCCGGCCGTTCCGGTCACCGCTGATCTGCGCGAGAGCGGTGCACTGGGCCTCGCCGGTCCGCGCGCGCGGCTCGCAGGGCTGGCCCGCGCGGTGGTGGCCCAGCTCGCCGCCCTGCACGCGCCCGAGACCCTGGAGATCGTCCTGATCAGCGCGGACCGCTCCCGGCCCGCGCGGGAGCGCACCGCCGAGTGGTCCTGGCTCGGCTGGCTCCCCCATGTCCGCCCGGGTCACGGCCAGGACTGCCGCCTCCTGCTCGCCCATGACCGCGAGCAGGCCGCGGCCCGCACCGACGAACTTCTGCGGCGCCTGGACGACCACCTGTCCGACGTGGAGGCCGCACCGGCCCGCAGGACGATCCCGGCCGCCCGCTCCGCCGCCCCGCAGGACCGCCTCCGCAACACCGCCCGACGGCCTTCCTGGGCCCGGGACGACGCGGAGGACGAGACGAGCGGCGGTTTCCCGGGGCCGTACACCGTGGTCGTGGTGGACGGCGACCCCGGTGGCGCCGACCTGCGCAAGGCGGTGGCGCGGCTGGCGGCGGAGGGCCCCCGGGCCGGCATCCACGTCGTGTGCCTGGCCGAGACGGCCCCGGCCTCCCCGGCGTCCCCGGTGACGGACACGTACGAGGCGGCGTGCGCGGCGGCCCCGACCTTCCGCGAGTGCGGCGCGGTCGGCCTGCTCAGCGGGGACGTGGCGACGGCACTGCGGCTGATGCGGGTGGCGCGGGCGGGGGTTCCCACGCAGGCGGGCACCGAGGCCGACGGCACCGGCGCGGCCCCTTCCGGAAACCGCCCCGAGCCCGGACGCCCGGCCACCGGCACGTCCCGCCCCGCAACCACCGCGGCCCCGGCCGACGCTCGCCAGGCGGACGTGTCCCGCACCAGCACCGAGGCCCACCCCACCGGCACGCGCGCCGACGCCCGTACGCGCACCGGCGCCGACACCATCCACCTCACCACCGACCCCGCCCCCGCCCCCGTCGGCCACGGCACCGTCGCCGCCGTGGACGCCGTCTCCGCGGCCTGGGCCGAGCGGTTCGCGCGCGCGCTGGCGCCGTTGCGTACGGACGGCGCCGCCGGTGGGGGGCACGCGCGCGTGTCCTCGCCGTTGCCCCAGGCGGCGCGGTTGCTCGACGAGTTGGGGCTGGCCCGGGCCACCCCGCCGTCGCTGATGACACGCTGGGCGGACGCGGCCGACGACCCGGAGTCGCTCGGCGGCCGGGCGTGGGCGGTGCTGGGTGCCGGACCGCGCGGCCCGGTCTGCGCCGACCTCGTGGCCGAGGGCCCGCACCTGCTGGTCGAGGGCCCCGCGGGCAGCGGCCGTACGGAACTGCTGCGGGCGGTCGTCGCCTCGCTGGCCGCGGCCGAGCGCCCCGACCGGCTGAGCATCGTCCTGATGGACGGCCGGGACAGCGTGAGCACCGGGGGTACCTCCTCCGGGGCAGGCGGTCACGGCGAGGGCCTGCACGTGTGCACGGATGTGCCGCATGTGACC
This portion of the Streptomyces canus genome encodes:
- the ftsX gene encoding permease-like cell division protein FtsX is translated as MRAQFVLSEIGVGLRRNLTMTFAVIVSVALSLALFGGSLLMSDQVGAMKGYWYDKVNVSIFLCNKSDAESDPNCAKGAVTDDQKKDILSDLKKMSVVETVAHESQDEAYKHYKEQFGDSPLAASLTPDQMQESYRIKLKDPEKYQVIATAFNGRDGVQSVQDQKGILDNLFTMLNLMNRAALGVMALMLVVALLLIVNTVRVSAFSRRRETGIMRLVGASGFYIQAPFIMEAAVAGAIGGGLACVFLVVGRYFTIDHGMALSSKLNLINFVGWDAVLTKLPLILAASVLMPALAAFFALRKYLKV
- the ftsE gene encoding cell division ATP-binding protein FtsE, producing the protein MIRFDNVSKVYPKQTRPALRDVSLEVEKGEFVFLVGSSGSGKSTFLRLVLREERTSQGQVHVLGKDLARLSNWKVPQMRRQLGTVFQDFRLLPNKTVAENVAFAQEVIGKSRGEIRKSVPQVLDLVGLGGKEDRMPGELSGGEQQRVAIARAFVNRPKLLIADEPTGNLDPQTSVGIMKLLDRINRTGTTVLMATHDQNIVDQMRKRVIELEKGRLVRDQARGVYGYQH
- the prfB gene encoding peptide chain release factor 2; this translates as MAVVDVSEELKSLSSTMESIEAVLDLDKLRADIAVLEEQAAAPSLWDNPDEAQKITSKLSHLQAEVRKADALRSRIDDLSVLFEMAQEEDDPDTLAEAESELTSVKKALDEMEVRTLLSGEYDSREALVNIRAEAGGVDAADFAEKLQRMYLRWAEQHGYKTEIYETSYAEEAGIKSTTFAVQIPYAYGTLSVEQGTHRLVRISPFDNQGRRQTSFAGVEILPVVEQTDHIEIDESELRVDVYRSSGPGGQGVNTTDSAVRLTHLPTGIVVSCQNERSQIQNKASAMNVLQAKLLERRRQEEQAAMDALKGDGGNSWGNQMRSYVLHPYQMVKDLRTDFEVGNPEAVFNGEIDGFLEAGIRWRKQQEK
- a CDS encoding serine/threonine-protein kinase, whose amino-acid sequence is MARKIGSRYTANQILGRGSAGTVWLGEGPEGPVAVKLLREDLASDQELVGRFVQERTALLGLEHPHVVSVRDLVVDGNDLALVMDLVRGTDLRTRLDREKRLAPEAAVAIVADVADGLAAAHAKGVVHRDVKPENILLDMQGPLGPGGSHPALLTDFGVAKLIDSPRRTRATKIIGTPDYLAPEIVEGLPPRASVDIYALATVLYELLAGFTPFGGGHPGAVLRRHVTETVVPLPGIPDELWQLIVQCLAKAPASRLRASELGVRLRELLPLLAGMPPLDVDEPDAEDEEEPDGEAPTAASDGDAASSGRPVRRGAVPLVPGAKPADSNRDTHTSMRVPAPDELAGGARGTARVPRAAGAPRPGSARHRATTRRRRLAVGAAAVVLVAAAGVGVWAATSGDDAGASPQDTKNSAPASP
- a CDS encoding serine/threonine-protein kinase; this translates as MRPVGSKYFLEEPLGRGATGTVWRARQRETAGAEAAVPGQPGETVAIKVLKEELASDPDIVMRFLRERSVLLRLTHPNIVRVRDLVVEGDLLALVMDLVEGPDLHRYLRENGPFSPVGAALITAQIADALAASHADGVVHRDLKPANVLLRQYGGEMHPLLTDFGIARLADSPGLTRTQEFVGTPAYVAPESAEGRPQTSAVDIYGAGILLYELVTGRPPFSGGSALEVLHQHLSAEPRRPSTVPDPLWTVIERCLSKNPDRRPSAENLARGLRVVAEGIGVHANSAQIAAADNVGALLLPDPAPAAVPDAPGAADPTQVLPHGAGAQGAFDPNAATSFLPHTGPGNPVGAADPTAVLPNRGAADPTAVMPPVPPGRPGQGQYGQQGPQPGGPEEPHPWQNQLRAARDRNEQTQVQYLDPSEDPLRRRPQRQVARPEQQQPQRQQRPPQRPPQDGGHGRRQQPQPQQYAPQPQRYAPPPQPERPAREPRQRSANPMKIPGLGCLKGCLFTIVILFVASWLIWELSPLQDWIGTGKSYWQQLGDMIDTVSGWIGDLGGKSSGQ
- a CDS encoding FHA domain-containing protein, which translates into the protein MQIRLTVVDPLGPPDRARGRAASCDVLVTAPVGTALAAVATALASAVPADGGSSRAGEAERGGGPVVLYADGERLDTQRATLGEPPLIDGAVLSLGAPAAPEPHPELDDAPTQLHVVAGPDAGGVHLLHGGQIHIGRSADADVPLDDPDVSRLHCAVTVAADGRVSVADLDSTNGTTLDGTRVGTRPVRFPPGALLRIGESVLRLSPSGGRRLGTEPDGEGHVRVTSGEAGLVAGDQQGPGGSDAAARTGRAGYAPGNGGQGPSVTGARRGSETTAESGTAGRASDVVQGRAAAGTREDGRDASGSAAGQTERSPRARGRVSAGAGGAGSGRSAPSSDAGPAEGSARTREGHGSSDTSPRSTTDRTHHTYGSAGWGASGGGPEGTGAQGHGPAEPPVVVPGQGGAPRIERRDGTDGGRPDADDNLRGAAGAVSDDPGHGHGGGPGGDTHGGRSGIGSFEVTRTTAVPPPPATGQDLPSGPDAPATGRRKGTPLRGTDVPQGVRRRGGLSAWARRLAGGRSEQETPRRDEAYDEDTAPVTAVPSAAAAQAPEAWPDPAALLLTALGPGARLWERGPGHPEALTVRLGTADRAAPDGSRLLPAVPVTADLRESGALGLAGPRARLAGLARAVVAQLAALHAPETLEIVLISADRSRPARERTAEWSWLGWLPHVRPGHGQDCRLLLAHDREQAAARTDELLRRLDDHLSDVEAAPARRTIPAARSAAPQDRLRNTARRPSWARDDAEDETSGGFPGPYTVVVVDGDPGGADLRKAVARLAAEGPRAGIHVVCLAETAPASPASPVTDTYEAACAAAPTFRECGAVGLLSGDVATALRLMRVARAGVPTQAGTEADGTGAAPSGNRPEPGRPATGTSRPATTAAPADARQADVSRTSTEAHPTGTRADARTRTGADTIHLTTDPAPAPVGHGTVAAVDAVSAAWAERFARALAPLRTDGAAGGGHARVSSPLPQAARLLDELGLARATPPSLMTRWADAADDPESLGGRAWAVLGAGPRGPVCADLVAEGPHLLVEGPAGSGRTELLRAVVASLAAAERPDRLSIVLMDGRDSVSTGGTSSGAGGHGEGLHVCTDVPHVTTHLTANDPVRMREFAQSLSAELKRRAELLGRSDFTEWHTGRELSGRIVAQRTAHPRGTTGTPGDTAAGDLDSPPSSTIRLRPAAARRRTETAPPLPRLVVIVDDLDALVSPPLGSPGRPAAGSVIRALEAVSREGERLGVHLVAATGPGGRTAESEAARRATLRVTLDPPATGPDEPAPGRGRLTWSDGRVTAFQAGRVTGRIPRTATLRPTVVPLEWERMGDPPARRPVRELGNGPTDLALLASALERAAREVAAAEVPSLL